gctataaattgacctctttcgttccattattttcgtcactcctacatcttcttcctcatttcatacttcccaaTAGGTTACGAAAATGTTAAAtctagtcctgattcttgatattttcctggctatcgtatccttcattcttctttttcatttgccactcgaggaagttattttcttctgctattaccttggggttataatatttttaattctcccgtgtctttatgttgcaatacatattgatatacacggtttgtaatttaggtgttgttgtcgagttttatattttcctttatatttcgaagttccatgctttgtttcttcttcccgacttcaagtcaagcgaataatggtccagaattcgtaggtatggagttgcgaatgatcataatatacaaagtagaaaggaaaggtaatagcacgatttgatttttcatattaccagaatatccggaaaagaccgaatcatcaagaaaatattttcttgatagtttataggttaaatagaatgaaagagttatgtaacatggttcatgatgagggtatgatatgtgaacctttatcacgttccattagaaactcagcatgacttactgtaacataatcatgttgatcaagtgtcattatattatactaattcatgcttcagttcccaacactacttcaaaaacattcatattttaaatttgaatttttcagaatttagaaactaaaacagtttcctttctgatgtaatactgatatcgcgaagagataaatgatttcagataagaatagttacgaaaatatcttcagaaatatcgaggatatttataataaaagatacgatgatatcttagaatttataagatcgaaagttgatgaagaatatttgtccgcaaaggtttagagtcaggagcaaggtattcgctaataacttcagtagacactgaattatttggattctttgaaggcaggtttagtctttgtgatttgtccacagcctccttcatggtttgctcattccgtattccagttccaaaccttctctttttctgagctttgccaacacactattctttatcatcaaacttttgactgttaaggtcatttacagtttttgctgcttcatcagcattttttaaaaaTTCGAAGAACCAATTCATAGTTTAGGGTGCTTTTCAAAAGTTCACAATTGAAGtacgtaagtctaggagatagatgtatatgtacacatataattgttggcatagaattgctgcgacattcgagaataatgattgaaactttttggtatgacaattaccattacaagatgcagatgagtacatgatagggtttcaatgaatataatgatttttcggacagtcaaagatcaatgaaggaGTTGAtagttttactgctaatgtggtgggatataaacggttccccggtaacgatgacgaagggaaaacttgtatatcaaagttataataaggcttattcgaatggaaggtcgatgttgatttgctggagatgtgataaaactggctaattttgaaaaggggttgccaggttattttcggtaataacaacgccaatggatcacagattcgtgttaaacttctacttaggttccgggagtttttcaggtgcatgactatatgcataagtctttcctttcgtaggtaacgtgtggttggatcatcctctcgcttgtttcttaattgagatgttttcaagaattatgcagggtttgaacacggattgtaatcgtcaTATGATGTTCATAATTATTTTtgtctgggttttatgaataggagtgatgttctagcacagttttgaaatcaaagtacagctttgaaagatgtagggatctaagagtgatgatatcggttatatctcgacttggattctgatatgttaaaatcagaatatgtaattgaatttgaatgagtatggttgttttgatttctatgaaagaatatatctcgttatgaaaagtagtgagtatagttgatcatttgttgaatcagaatcgaagaatgtaacatattaattgtgaatttatatatctctcgggtattacctacccgttaaaatattctcaccattaacagtttgtgcaaaagaattttcttaattacaatctttatgaaaatatacctacatatatattttctttagatgtaatcatggatttaatgagttaacataatattaatctcatctggttttcgactaggactagaatatataatctctaaaactttagatattacttaatcgccgtagaatatttcttcaatgaagttatggattaatacttcatcgtttgttattgttggtattccttggtacctacagtgcgtatgatgttgatgctcaaggtacaaattgtgatgttgaggtgtgggatgcggaggttgttgttgttggtggtaatggtactgttggtgttgatgatggtggtactgctgatgccggtgatgctgctggtgcttgtaacctttgcaccaaatTTTCCAAagacactacccgagcgcgaagctcgttgacttcttctattacaccggggtgattatcggttcggactagaggacgaataagatctagaatttgagatagtatataatcatgacgagatactctggaaatgagagagtcaatggtattacgaacaggttcttcgccaagagggcaatatggtggatggaagggatcaccttcttcttgtctccaatgattaagtagactacgaacccacccccaattcatccagaaaagatgatgactaattggttggttcattccggttacgctgccattggagctcgaggagttcgaggaatcaagtgagaaatccatattatatgatcggataaagggtttttgatatgaatgggtgttgaatactgaatgatatcttcgtctccttgaatacgtatatatagcaaaaagataccgtaatttacggaggaaatttaggaaaagtgtcagacaaagtctactgtgatagatatgctaaaatatgagttcgtctgtacactatctatgcaataaatgcagagaatgataagcaagtgatttctgacaagaaatgataagcaaaactcggtaaaaacagatacggtcatagtccagactcactaatgcatcctaacaattaccaattaaacacactaatgcaaattctggttccctatgacctcaagctctgataccaactgtgatgacccgtccaaatccatttggatgaatacatcattcatcgatttcacagtgaggtactgacgtctacatgatacgttttgtaaacattacattcttttgaaaaggcacaccataattgaatatcaaattccaaggtttttgacgcttgatgatttctacatatagacaatcaccgtaaataatagtttacaatactacatgcgttgataatgcagtcaaaataagatacatggtgatgattttgtgaatgcaacgttttctcgaataaagcatgtatgactccatgcacatagcttgtatcacatataagcaaacagcggaagacttctagaaacatgagaataaacatgttttaaaagtgtcaacacaaaggttggtgagttcgtagttttaatgttgcgcataatctgtatgtaaaggtagatcacaagatttcagttgtttcatccagaatcaTTTAtccaaatattctacaagattgagcaccctagtaactaaactttaacgtctataataagtacccctattttaacatacatgcaaccaacatgtacaatacacgtaatccaacgtgtactaaccttaaatagcatacgtctgttttatagttcaggctagggtttctatacctggaacagacggagatgtcaagccatatggatcaatatataactactcgcgcccaccagttcttataaccggcagttactagttaccaaagctaagggatttttggttcaaactcggtgtagaatttagtatgttcttgtatccattgcgtttaaaataaagtgcatgtattctcagcccaaaaatatacattgcaaaagcaattaaaaaggagcaattgaaactcaccttagcaacacataaggtcattcaccgaaatgtgaccgaaactcggaatgcaaaataatcgtagatctcaacctagagaacatatgttggtcaatacatgtctaacaagctaggtcaggtcatagtgtatcacaattctaatgctcgagaccgacatgcaaaagttaacaaaagtcatctcaaaaagtcaactttgacaattgtttaacaaaacgagaagtgtcttatataagaattcatttactcgactagtagtattcaaaaattcaatttattaatctttttaacaagttgtttaaatattaattgtagattcaaaagcaatttcaattaacgtcaatcataattcagtttaccatagcttttaatccgttcatcaaaatcacgcgatttctaaatgaaaagttattaatttttcgatagctttccaacgacatgcatatcatatactatatatcagtagcatatgtattaaattcgtgattcatcataaactatttaacgatgaaattaagcatacaatactcgagcactagacatagataccctattaatatgtaaaagataagatatgaatgctcacgtatcaatattgtgattcaatattacaggaaagtaggTGGACGCAACGAAGATGACAAATGAAAAGTTAGCCTTTGATTCACCCAtggtacccacgaacattacccataacctccgtagctataacccataatttcgaatatcgttaaaaagaaaagttttttcaaatcacagtggacctcacaacagagacccgtaacaataacacaatctataagagatttgataaatatcttttaattccgtagatgaatatattaagcatatattgagacaaatacgtttaatgtaaagtattatacatttaatactttgttaacattttcaagtttaatatatatatatatatatataatatatatatatatatatatatatatatatatatatatagacacacacacatatatatgtgtgtatatatatacatatatatgtatatatatatgtacatatatatatatatgtatacatgtatacatatatatatatatatatgtatatatatatatatatatatatatatgtatacatatatatatatatgtacatatatatatatatgtatacatatatatatatatatatatatatacatatatatatacatatatatatatatatatatatatatatatatataaatacatatatatatatatacatatatatatatacatatatatatatacatatatatgtatatatacacacacacacacacatatatatatatatatatatatatatatatatatatatatatatatatatatatatatatatatatatatatatatatatatatatatatatatacatatatatatatatatacacacatatatatatatacacacatatatacacacacacacacacacacacacacacacacacacatatatatatatatatatatatatatatatatatatatatatagacctattcatatccatttatataatcgttcgtgaatcgtcgaaatttgatcgaggttaaataaatacatgaacattgttcaaaattttgagattcaacttaaaagactttgcttatcgtgtcggaatcatataagattaaatttaaatttggtcggaaattttcgggtcgtcacaaataccCAGCTAAATTCTACAAAATCAAAAGTTAGGAAACTAGGGTTCTTACTATGAATTGAAATTGGGGATGATTGTGATGATTTTCAAACTTGCCCTCCGTCCATAGTCGTTAACACATCCAATTCATCAAACCCTGACATCAATCTCTTCTTTGTTGCTTGCTTCCATCAAAATCCATATATCTCTCTCTTTAGACTCTCTCTAGGGTGAGAGTCTCTGGAACATCAAGGCTTCAAATGAAGTCTCCAGAACTCTTCTGAGGTTAAAATCGTTCGAAAAGCAAAATACCCAAAATACCTCTTCACTATTGCAAAAATTACGAAACTGCATCTGTTGGCCGACTTAGTGCGCGCTACGCACAGAAGGCTGTGTCGCGCGCACCAGTGCTGAAAATGTACTGTTACAATATGCTTTACAACACCATTTTCTTTTAAAGCCAAAGTTAACTTTTCATTTCATTGTCTAGGAGCTTGCTTTATGCCATATAAAGATTTAATCAGTTTAAAAACTTTAAGTCGTTATGAGGAAAGTAACCTTGGGGTAATTGCTTACAAATATATTCAGTCTAGTCACCATACAAGAAAACATTATTAACATCAAGTTGAAATAATTTTCAATTATTTGAGCAGCTACAGTTAATAAATTCCTAATAGTTTCCATTTTAATAATAGGTGAAAATGTTTCTTCATAATTAATACATTCTTTTTGACTATAACCCTTAGCAActaacataattttatacttttcaaTTTCTCCATTAGACTTATacttaatcttatcattattcatAAGCAACCATCAAATTTACTATAATAATTTAAAAGCATGTGCTTACCATTATGAAAATATAGTAAGTGATTTGCCGTATGAAATTccaaattttattaaaaatattgcataatactaatactaatactctaATATATACATGCATTACAAAAAGATATATTTGAATTTTGAGCATTGTTGCATCTCtcaaatttatttaatttattaattagtgtTTTAAGCAACTTCCTAAATACATGGATCCCAGCATGTACCTTAATTATTTAATGTTTCTTAATTTAATATGTTTGTAAAATACATATTCGACCTGTTAACATTATAAGGTCAATGATTCTTTTAGTATGTTATACTCCGTATTATTGTTTCAAGTATAACAATCACTATATGGTTTAATGCTTCTCGTCATTATATTTTTGCTGAGATATCTACATTAATTAATCATCATATGTTGCAACATTCTTACAATAAATACTTCATATCAAGCTCGTAAATTCTTTATTCGAGGATTAATCGTTCAAAACTTTGGAAAGAGTCATCGAAAATTCGAGAATTAATCGGGATTAATCGTATTATACTTTATACATTTAATTATTAAATTTCaaaaaatatatgtaaatatagaagaaaatcataaacataaacataaacataaactttaacatgaTTGTCTAAAgttattcattttgttcaaaaactctaacattttagtttaaattcatgttaaaatgttgaacAATTTTGAATTTGagtgactttgattaccaaattcgattctgACCCATCAATCGActttgaccgattaattaaacgaaTTTGAAAAATCTAACATCTCTTAAAAATAATTAATCGATGATTAATCGAAGAGTAATCGAGTTTTTACAACACTGCTTCGCATACATTATAAAAACGGAAaaacaaaagtaaaaaaaaatatatattatcttACTATAGAGATAAATATTGCATGTAACGCTTTTATTATAAAAGACAAAATTACGGGAGGGATCCTTGTAGTATGTTCAAAATAAGTCAAATCAAAATATATACTATTTTGAAAAACAATTAAACGaccataaccatttttaaatacaaTAAGCATATGATTAAAATCAATACATAAAAAAATAATCTAAAAAAATTGGTTAAAATTGCACGcgctgaactatttttcatgaagttACTTGTCAATAGTAGTTAAGTGTTACCGGGTTTAAGTAGTAATCAACGTATAATAAAATACGAGCATTTTAAAAAATTGTCTCTAATGTGGTAGAAGTTGGAGGCGCCCACACTTCTTTATAGCAAAAGAATCAATTATCTCATCTGAAATAAATGTATCAGCAATTTCCCGAACATTGTTTCTAGCCAAATAGTAATCACAATTAAAAACAATAACTAAAAAAAGATAAACCCTAGCTGTGATGATTTTGACAATCCACTTTCTCCAACTGATTTTCAGCGAGATCATACGCTGTGAGATCTGATTTCTCCACCTTGCCACTCGCGAGGATCATATTAACACCACAAAGATTGCTACTTCAATTTACATCACAAATTTCCCTCATTTTTTTGGCATCAACTATCTACGTCCCATTTGCAAAGAACATGAAACTGTACATCTATCTTTatacttatataattattatatgtgttaTTATAATAACTAGTGCGGGTTAGGCCCGCGTGATACGGCGGCAGTTTTCGgcttgcgtattcatatttaacgtagttcTATCTATTTAATTACATAAGTGAAAACAGGCAGTGTGTCATCGTTTTCAGTGTTTTTGAAAATTTATCCGATttaaacgtagttagtttcgttttgttgataaaattatttggaGTCAAAccgtgctgtcgaaaaaatttaactcgcggcgaggagGAACATACGGGCTGTCGGTGTGTTTAGCgtattttaaaaagtgtccgtttcgaacgggttttttttcgttttgttcataaaattatttcgagtatgacgctgcagtcgaaaaaatttaactcgaggCGAGCGAGAAAATACGGGCTGTCGTTATGTGTAGCTTTTTTTAAAatgtgtccgtttcgaacgtagttagtttcgttttgttcataataatatttcaggtttaacggtgtggtcggtgaaatttaactcgggccgaggagaaagatacgggttgtcgaaGTGTGTGtgtggagtttttattttaattgagaGAATTTACGTTTTAACCCCCTGAAGTGTGAAAAATGAAAATCCAAGTGTGAAAAGGGCCCCCTACTGTTGTCCTTTTGGCCTTGTACAAACGACCAAGAATCCCACGGAATTTAGTATGTATAGGGATTAATTATTACTATATCGTTATCATAATTCTAATAAGTAATATCCCTGTAATATTCACCTTGTAAGCTGTTAAATATTTCCttatctatcaaataatgaaatctTTGACATAATTTCTGGTTCTACACTGTAAACTTCTAAAACTCTCGacaactattttatatatatttaccatTGGTCAACTGAAATACTAGCTTATGGAATACCATTTCCAACTGTTTGTATGTTTAACGGTTTAATTACTCTTAAGCGTCAAAACTTTACATTTAATAAACTCGTTAATTATCACTATTAACATCTCCGGTGAGACTGAAATAATTATACGTGACAATGATAATGGAAGGGCAGGGCTGGCCGTAGTGATTGAGACAAACAACTTAATTGAAAAAGGGTTTCTAGTTGTTGAAATAGGTCCACGGGAAGGTTCAAGCATTGCACTTGATTAATTCCAACATCTATAAAAGAACCTTTATACAGTCGCTAAGTATAATTTAAAGTACTCCAAGTGGTTTGCTAAAGTATTTATTAAAATTTTGTCATTACGAAAACTGTAATATTAAATGGGCCATCGTCTTATTTAAATGGCCTAATTATAGGCGCCAGTATTCTCTGTTGGAGGGTGTGGTGCCAGGGACATGTACGTCATCATACATTCAGAATCACCTTTGGCTTAAAGATTATCAGTGACATCCTTAATTGGAACCGGAACAATCAAGGATGGTTATAAGTTTACAACAAGTTCTAATGAACTATTTACGAACTCACCCCCGATTGACCTTACGAGACCAtgaaattataatctataaaattttgttagataaatatatatatatatatatatatatatatatatatatatatatatatatatatatatatatatatatatatatatatatatatatatatatatatataaattgtaagtattgttattattattattattattattattattattattattattattataaacataaaaattacGAAAAACAAACCATCAAACTATTGTTGGCTTAAAAACAGAAAAACACTCACCAAAATATAATAAACATTAAATCGAATTTGAAAGTAGGATACCTCTAAGTTTTACCATAATCGGTTGAGTCAAGTGACGACCCTAGATCATACTTACCCTATTTAATTGTTAGAGAAAAGTGAGTACGAATTTAGGCCTCTACAATTATAAATATTAATCCTCTGTTGCACTCGTGCAACATGTCTCGCTCTCTGTAAGCTGAAAGGTCCACCTCCTGAAACGAACAGAGAGGCGCAACCGGGACCAACCATCGCGAGTAAAAGCTGAAGCAGTCTTCTCCATAAAACGACTGACGAGCTAGGCAACATCAATCCTCATTACATGGCCATTAGCCTGGTGGTATTGTGGTGATCCTTTTAACCATGGGGTTGAGAGTTCAAGTCTTATTATGAATTGTTTTCGTAAATTATTATACATATTCGTGTAATATGTGTGTGAGAGTTTTCATTTAAAAAGACATTCGAGTCTCCAACATTCCACAAGTATTTCTATTACcatgctaattattattattattattattattattattattattattattattattattattattattattattattattattattattattattattattatccaaaaaGGTAGtcactaatatttatatatatgtcccAAAACAACTTTCGCTTAATTAAAATTACACTAAGAAGTCACTAGCTTTCAATTCTATCGtttttataaatgtaaatataataatgTAACGTAATAGTTATATAATAATTTTGTAAATTATTTTTAATGGCAACGACtacataatcttattattataGTTTATAATAACATAACATATTAAATGAAATGAAGAACAAAATAGACAAGTGCATAATCCTTTTTCTTTATTAGAAACAACACAACAAAACACACTTCAAACCGAAAACATACTTTAAAACCATGTATTGACGTTCGCATCCATTATGCTAATCAATAATGCAGGACATAAACATCGTACTCAACGACGGCTTCTTCATTAGTCGCATTGAAAAAATGTGTTTTTGTTACTGCATAACCACGTGCAAAACGAAAAGCCCCACTTCCGCCAACAACTGGCAACTCCCTAACAGGTGCAGAAATCGAATTTCCTCCTAGTATACTCAAAGTGCTACCGTTATACTTTCCTTCAGTAAAAACATAACTCAAAGACATCACAAGCCGAAACTCACTCAAACTAGATAATGCATACATCCCTTGAGCTCGTCCCACAAGCTTGGATGTTAGATTAGGCCCAATAGTCAATGGGTCGTCGACCACGTAAATAGGACCGAATAACGCATCGGAGGTGTTGGTTGTAGGGGGTTTAGCCACATTGACAACGGTGGGGTGGTCACCGGCTGCTATGTCGTGGAAGTAGAAATGGAGGTGGGTTAGTTTTTCTCTTTTGAAACCATTCAATTTAGTAGACAAGTTTTCTGAAAATTGATTGGATTGTGTATGGAGGAGAAATGAGAAAAGGAAAAGGGTGAAAATAGTGTATTTAGGAACAGATTGGGCCATTTTGGGGTTGTATTTTAATATCTATCTATAAAATACtttcctttcaaaaaaaaaaaaaaaaaaaaaaaaaaaaaaaaaaaattttggggATGTAGAAATAATGAGAATTATGGAATATTATTGGTGTGATTGTAGTGTTTCATTGTTTCCTCTTATATACACAAAATAAGTGTCAGGCgtacataataataaaaaaaaagacccggtcaattattaatattttatttgaTAGTTATTTTATTTGTTACATTTTCGTTGACCAGTTTAGAACGTACATGGTTTCTGCATGATGCATACATATGTATTCTTTGCATTCATAACAAATGGAGCTATATTCCATGAGAATACCTTTTTTATGATGATAAAAAAATGGTTTCTACATTTTTTTCTAACTTAAAAAAAATCGATATATAGCATTTACAATTGTTTTCACAAAATGATTCCTACTGATTTCGAACAAATATTCCTTGGGAAAATCATTGAAATTACACAAATCACTACAAGAAAAAAGAACTTTAATGACAAAAATAATTCGTCACTAGTTACACTAAATTGGTCAATAAGTCAAGCTAGTGACCAAAGCAAGTTCGTCACATCTCGTTACTATAAATCCGTCACAAAATATTATTAGCGATGAAAATAGTGAATTTGGTTGTTATAGTAACCATTTATTTGGGCACCAATATCATGTACTGATCAAA
This genomic stretch from Rutidosis leptorrhynchoides isolate AG116_Rl617_1_P2 chromosome 11, CSIRO_AGI_Rlap_v1, whole genome shotgun sequence harbors:
- the LOC139877837 gene encoding dirigent protein 21-like, with product MAQSVPKYTIFTLFLFSFLLHTQSNQFSENLSTKLNGFKREKLTHLHFYFHDIAAGDHPTVVNVAKPPTTNTSDALFGPIYVVDDPLTIGPNLTSKLVGRAQGMYALSSLSEFRLVMSLSYVFTEGKYNGSTLSILGGNSISAPVRELPVVGGSGAFRFARGYAVTKTHFFNATNEEAVVEYDVYVLHY